ACTATATATTGAAGCACACAAAGACATAGTGTACCCTGTCCCTGGTCCTGAATTCTGGCCTGACACCCATACTCCTGATATTGAGCCCCCAGTGTTCAAAGAAAAAGCAGGCAAAAAACAGACAGCTAGGAGAAAGGGGCAGTTTGAGGTGCCTGCTCCAAAGGACACAAGCAGGATGGGAACAATTACATGCAGCAATTGTGGTCTACAAGGCCACAGATATACTAATTGTGGGAAAGCTCTAAAACCTAGTCTTGCGATGAGAAAGAACTTACACCAGGTCATTCAAAAATGATGCATTCTTTGTTTACTTTTTTTAGTTCTGGTATATTTACTAACTGATTTAATTTTGTCATGCTCAGAATAGAGAAATTTTTAGTTCTAGTGCTACACATCCACCTCCACAACCACCACCTCAACACCAAACTACACAGATGCCAGCATCATAAGCTCCACCTCCTAAAGCAAATAAGACAGGTTCAACATCAACAGTTTCAGCAGGAGCAGTCAGGTCTTCACCAGCACCTGCAACAGGATCTGCATCAATAAGAGCTGCAAGAACAAGAGGATCAGCATCTACAAGAACATTCAATGCACCAAGAACATCCACTGGAGAACCAGGGATATTGGCAGGCAAGAGGAAGAGGAAACCTCCTAGCAAGTTTGCATCCTATTTCAATGCTAGTGGAAACTATTGAGTGTATGCTACTTATTTGTGTTCTGCTACTAAGTTTGTGTTCTGCTACTAAATGTGTGTTGTGCTACTAATTTCTGGACAATGTGACATGTGAACTTATTTGTGCCCAATACAAATGGGCTAAGTGCTACTGATTTGttttgatttgtttttttgttttactttgccatttCTACAGTACAGAACTTATTGCCAAATTCATTGTACGAAAAAAAATCTGCACAAAAAAAGTCTGGCCTAGGGCTCGAACCCAGGACCAATTGGTTGTAACTATACGTTCAATACCAATGGGCTAGTGCTGGTGATTTGTTTGACTAGTATCGGCCAAACTTATTATATGTTGTTAGCCACGTCCTCTTTTCAGCGTGCGTAGCAGCCGGCAGCGTGGTGAGCGTGCGTTGATTAAAACCAGTCGTTTCGGATTCTACTACTTTATTACGTGTCCACCCACCACGCCCTCTGCACACTCGCCCACTCGTCGCTCGCACCGCCCACTCCACTTCCCCCTCTCTCCTGTCGAAATCACCGCCGACAaccaccgccaccgccgtcgccatggAATGGCAGCTCGCCATCGAAGCTCTCGCCGGCAACAACAAGGAGATCCGGGCGCAGTACAGGGAGATCGTGCGCTGGTTCCCCAGTATCGCGATGCTCAGGAACCACGCCCGCGGCCTCGTGAAGGTGATGACGGCTGCTGAAAAGCAGCGCGCCTTCCCTGCCGGCCGCACCATCCCGGCGCCGACCATTCTGCTCTGGGCGATGCGCGAGGTGCAGCGCTCCCCCGACCCCAGGCAGCGCGCCAGAtggtggatgtaccgctcatccaccacgccaccggccgccgcggaCGACATCACCGAAGCCGTCCTCGCTGTCCCAGCCCCAATCAACAACGCCTACTGGGAGTGGCGCAATCCATGGGTCCTTGGGCCCTCTGACGACTCTGAGGGCGAGTCTTCTGACGACGAGTCCACTGACGACGAGTCCAGTGACGAGCCCTCTGACGACTCTGACGACGAGGTGGATGAGGTAGTCGTCCTCTCCGACGACGAGCCTGAACTGCAGATGCTGGCTCCCGTCCTCGACGCCGTGGAGGGGGATAGGAACCGCCCAATCCACGTGGATGCGCTGCCAGAGGTGGACGATCTCCCAGACGGCGTCGTCGTGAAGCAAGAACAAGATGGCGGTGAGGATGATGTGCTGGAGCCGGCGTCGggcaagaagaagagggcggccgtgACTGCGGTGCGCCGCTCGCACCGCCTGAAGATgctgaagaaggaggagtgaactgCTGCACTAATATTCAGTTTCGTCAATCCTGAACTTTCTTAAGTGCAGTAAGTTCCTAGGTTCAGTTTCGTCAGGCACTATCTACTAGTAGTTCATCTTTATGTCAGGCACTATCTAATAGTAGTTGCTATCTATGTCAGACTATGAATGGCACTACTATCTATCTATGTCAGACTAATCTATGTTAAGTTATTTGTCAGACTATCTAAGCTAATTGCTATATATGTTACTTGCTACTTCCAACTATGTCACTACTGTCAGTTATCACACATGATATAAGCAGAGTAAAACAACCTCATCATAGATAAAACATTCTTACTTACTTAACTTAGCATGAGTACTTAGCATAGTGGGTCTTAACATAATAGTCATTACATCATAGATAAAACCAAGTAGTTCTTAAACCATAGCAATACCTCCCTCCCTCATACCATTCTAAAAGCACAtgaaactttcccaaaatatacACCTAACATGCATGACATTCCAAGGCCAGCTATATATATAGGCCTACTAATTACTTAACCCACAAACCAACCACTTCACTCATTCATAATTGCCTTGATCCTCTCCAGCTTAGCTTTGCTGTCATGCCCAGCATTGAGCAGATCAGCAATAAGATACTCTAACTTCTTCTTCTCTTGCTTAAGTAggtccctgtccccctccacttccTTCATGGCCTTCCTCATGTTCTGAATGATCTCTGCTTGGCTTTGAAGAATGCACCTTTGCTCCTTGGCAAGCTTCAGCTTTTCCATACTTAACTCAATCTTTGCCTGATCCTCAAGTTGTTTCTTCTTCTCAGCTAGTTCATTGATTGCCTGACTGGTatagtccatgtcatgagacatctTGCCATCTTGATAGTCAAATAGGTTGGATACATCTTCCACCAACTGGCTGTAGTTGTTTGACAGGAAATCAATTTCCTTCTGTAGCTTGGCCACCTCTTTCTCATGGGCTTGTTTGTCATTCACCCTGCCCAAGTTCTGCTCATGATACATGTCCCAAATCCTGGTTAGGCACCTTTGTAGAATCTCTGGCCAAGGACCATCCACCCACTCCACAACCCCACAGTTCACACCTTCATCCTACAGAAGCAATTATTTATAATTAAGCACAAAGCACTTAGTAACAAACTTAGTACAGAAACCAAAAGTCATAAAGTCATTTCATTTAACTGAAACCCTTTGTTTACATCAATATGCACCTGACTTAGCATCAGAGATAAATTCAGTTAACAGCTACATTTAGCAACAGAGATAAATTCAGTTAACAACTACATTTAGCAGTAGATATAAATTCATTTAACTATGTTCTTTTTCAGTTAACACCTACTCTGTTCTTTTTCAGTTAACACCTACTCTGTTCTTTTTCAGTTAACAACTATATTCTCAGGTTCGTAATACACTAAAGATATCTGCTTGTAGGTGTTATCAGGTTCAGTCATGTATTAAATTCAGTTAACTAAAGATCTACTTTCATATATAGCTTCCACATGCTGCAGCACACATCTCTGCACCACATGCTGCACCACACATCTCACATCTCCAGCAGCAAAACACATCACACATCTCCACCAGCAAAACAAGTTAGCGTTCAAGATTTAATACCTGCTGCATAGGACAACCCAGGAAACGCCTGCCAGTCAAAGAACCTTCAAAAGCCACCATCTTCTTCGGCCTCTGATGATGCATCATGCACGTCGGCTCAGATTCAGTGTAAGAACCACAGAAAGATGGTTCCACCACAGTGTCAGGGGTTTCCTGCAAAAGAAACTTcgaatcaaaccaaaagcaaattgGAATCTCCAAtttggatgaactaaccctaaccctaactctgTTCCACCATTATGCACTTACAAATAGCTGCTGATCCAATGAAACCATGTTGATGTCCTCGTCCGAGCTGTCCTCGTCATACCAGGATGGCATCCTCACCTTCGACCGGCAGCAATggccgcggcggcgacggtgatAGGCTGACCTAGGTCAGAGGaccagggagagggagagggagaggatggaGTGAGGACGAGtgagagcgagcgaggaggaggagaatgAGCGGCTGAGCTCGCTCTCACTTATTGGCCCACCGACAGGCGCCGTTCCGACAGCGGACGGGCCGTTAACGGCCGTCAACGCGCGGCGGCCGTCCGTTCGCCAGCGTGGCAACTGATtcgcgggcccaaccggtcagaaACGGGGTTAGCGCGGGCGAAGCGAGCGATTTCCCgagttggtagttttttgccacggtttagtccaaatttggtagtttttcgcacaaaaacgTAGAGTGGTAGTTTTCTGTCATGTTTCCGGCAAATGtgatagtttttggttaaatactcggtATTTGGAGATGTATAAATACGCGCCATCCAGGGCGCCGGTATACATGTATTTGAAACTGACGCGCGGTCGTCCGGGCGTATGTACGATTCAGCGAGGCGTCGACGGGAGCTGCACCGAGCCTCTACATCTGCATAGTTAGCTACATACCTGATCAAATACGTGAGTGATATAGCTCATACCATGCATGTAATCCACAAATATACGCTGGTTGGTACGTGGGCAAAATCAACGTGCATGCATGCACGTGGAGCCCAACCAAGGATTAGCTGGTGCATGCCCGTACGTGTACATCCAAATATCAAACATGGACATGCAATTTGCACTTAAAGAAAAATACATTTAAATTTAGACTTAGAAATTCTGAAAGCaagaaacacaaaaacacatcaaACAGCGGAACCGGACTTGGCATACATCCAAATATCAAACATGGACATGCAATTTGCACTTAAAGAAAAAAACATTTGAATTTAAACTTAGAAATTCTGAAAGCaagaaacacaaaaacacatcaaACACAAGCCTACAAGCGTGAAGAGGAGACTGCCTGTTTCAAGCTTTGGGTCTGGATGAGTGATGCCAACAGGCCTGCCACCAGGGGCACCCTCTAGCTGGAGGAGCCAGTGGAAGTCCCCGGAGATGCATTTCTAGAGCTGGGCATCCTTACGGATGCGCCATCTTGTTCTGGGTCGGTGAAAATGCTGGCGCATCTGTCCTGATCCACCTGGATTTAGCTCCCACAGTGGCGTGAGTGGAATCCCATCCGATAGCTCCCTCCACGGCTGAAAGGTCAAAATGGCTCGACAAATCGAACTTTGTCATTGAGATTATTTACTTGATTTCTTTTTCtgacaaaaaacaaaaaaggaggTGGTAAGagttttgagattatttggttttcgtaatgtgagtTATGCATcggtacggagggagtataagtctaGTTAGGTAGGTCGATTATAGTTTCCTTGGTAATAATGGTGCACGtatggtttggaagtaatctgcaGTCCGTTTGTAATAAGTCAACTAGGTAAGTGCTCGTGCGTTGCACATGGGCATACATATTTTGTTGGCTCAATACTAATTATGGCTAACATATACATGTAGGATCCTCATGCACATCAGATGACACTGTCGTATTTTTTACCGCTAGCATTAGATGATATTGTCGGCCTTTCTATTGCTAAAATcagttttcttctttctcctccttctaCCTCCTTGACCTGCTATCTCTGGCATGCAAATCTAAGTGTACAACCTTTGTCAATGGTATAGCCAGCTCGCAATCCCACTTTCAACCCCACCGTATAGTGTTTTATAATTCACATTGTTCGCATCTTAATAAGTCTCTCTCCCTCATCTTAgttaaatgcccgtgcgttgcaacgggatataccTTCAGAATCAACATGCACATCATGTATTGTTTGCTTTTTTACCGTTAAAGCAAGCGTCCCAATCCAAGCTCGCCACCCCTATCAGTGATGCATCCGGCTCACCACCCCCACCCAACCAACATATACTTTGAATATTATTAACTCATACATTTAGTTGTGTTTTTTTTGTAATTATACATTTAGTTGTGTTATATTTCACTTCATATTGGTCTTATTAAGGTGTACCTATAATTTCTGGATACGTCACATTAAACTTCTCCCTCCCCCATGCCTGACCCCTCTTTCCTGCTGTCACGATCAAACAATAgcctttccccctctccttcccgttGCAATCTCACAATCAAATTGCATTCTATGTTCTCTCCCTCTCCTGTTATGATGCCACGATCAAACTGCGATCCCTTTTCTCCCCCTCTCCTGTTGCATTGTCTCAATCAAATTGCTTTTTAtgttctctccctccctctctcctatAGCAATCGAAGAGACTAAGTTCAAGAGCAACCTCAAGTCCTCAGGAGCAGCCGGCCGCCGAGCTACCTGTACATGTAAAACAATCTTATTGATTATTCGCAAGAGAATGGTTTTTCTACACCCCAACTTGGTGCACCCCGCTACACCCCCAAAGGAAAACATAGCAAAactttccaatttttttgaaattttgtggAAATGATTATGAACAAATATTATATGTGCTTGCAAAGTTTGGTGGTCAAATGACATTCGAGGAACTcggtacaaaaaaaataaaaaaatgtatgTGCACTGTTTGAGAAGAATTTGTATCTTCTTTTGTATAGAGCTCCTCGGATATAATTTGACCACAAAATTTTGTTAGCATCTATAGCATTTGTTCATAATCATTCCTAGGAAGTTTCATTTTTCTTGAAAGTTTTCCTATGTTTTTATGTGGGGCGCAACAGGGATGCACCGAGGTGGGGCTCAACCGCTATATTCCCTCCTAAAAAAATCAGTGTGATTGGCATGAGCTGCAACACTCTCCCCCATGAGGTCACTGCCATAGCTAGAACCCAAGGTGACCTGATGCAATAGACGACATCATGTTGAAGTTGCGACCATTGATGCAAACAGAATGTACTGTGGCTGTTGGGTAATCAATTTTTCTGTTCCTAAAAAAAGGTGTGAACGTGGTACAGTCCTAGCTGTTTTATGAGCAGACTTGATGAGTGATTGACATAGACTCGTATTGGTAGGGctagggttcctaccggctctACTCCGTAGGTTATACGGGCAGAATAGCGAGGGttgggggcgagggcggcggctccggcgtgttGGCGccatcgcgaggaagaagaaggccggcggcggctagggtttggtgcggctagggttccggctcctctggagccgggcaatatgatagaactatctttattgcttaatctcaaacgatgtcttacaactagtatttataactttagcctaagataactttCCTAAAATAAtttgcctaagataacttgtgggtcaaGCCCCTAATACTAAGGCCCGGTGGGCCTCTTTCGGTTATAGACCAAatcggtcataacatctctccccgcctgcgcaaacagctcgtcctcgagctgaaaatctggatagtgttggcggaattcttcacgctgctcccaagtagcctcctccTCCGGAAGGCCTGTCCACTGAACGAGGATGAACCAGACGCCACGACGAAGCTGTGCCTGCAACACCTTTGCCGGCTCTGGAAGAATGCGTCCATCGGCGATGGGAGGAAGCGCCGGAGGAGCCGCCGGTGGCTCGCCACGGAAAGGCTTGAGCAGCCCcacatggaagacgtcgtggatgcgAGCGAGGGCTGGAAGCTGAAGACGATAGGCCACGTTCCCAATGCGCTCCAAGATAGGGAAGGGCCCGGCGTAGCGCAGGCCGAGCTTGCGCCTTGctccttctcccttattggaaagtagttcatcacagaaatcagttccactgattactacaccaattagtgaggaagtaaatgatgatgatcatgaaacttcagatcaagttgctgccaaatctcgtaggttttccagagtaagatccgcaccagagtggtacggtaatcatgttctggaagtcatgttactagaccatgatgaacctacgaactatgaagaagcgatgatgagcccagattctgcgaaatggcttgaggccatgaaatctgagatgggatccatgtatgagaacaaagtgtggactttggtggagttgcccgatgatcggcaagccatattgtataaatggatcttcaagaggaagacagatgctgatagtagtgtcactatctacaaagctagacttgtcgaaaaaggtttttgacaaagttcaatgtgttgaatacaatgagattttctcactcgtatcgatgcttaaaagtctatccgaatcatgttagcaattgccacattttatgaaatttggcaaatggatgtcaaaactacattccttaatggatttattaaagaagaattgtatatgatacaatcagaaggttttgtcaatcctaaaggtgctaacaaaatgtgcaagctccagtgatccatctatggactggtgcaagcatctcagagttggaatatacgctttgataagttgatcaaagcatatagttttatacagacttgcggtgaagcctgtatttataaaaAAGTGagtggagcactacaacatttctgataagtatatgtgaatgacatattgttgatcggaaataatgtagaatttttctggaaagcataaaggagtgtttgaaaggagtttttcaaagaaagacctcagtgaagctgcttacatattaagcatcaagatctattgagatagatcaagacgcttgatatgattttcaatgagtacataccttgacaagattttgaaatagttcaaattggaacagtcaaagaaagagttcttgcctgtgctgcaaggtgtgaaattgagtaagactcaaaacccgaccacggcagaagatagaaagagaatgaaagtcattccctatgcctcagtcataggttctataaagtatgctatgctgtgaaccagacctattgtatgccttgctatgagtttggcaaaggaatacaattttgatctaatagtagatcactggacagcggtcaagaatatccttagtgaggactaaagaaatatttcttgattatggaggtgataaaagagcccgtcgtaaagagttaccacagtgcaagcttttacaccgatccagatgactataagtctcaatctggatacatattgaaagtgggagcaattagctatagtagctccgtgcagagcattgtagacatagaatatttgcaaaatacatacggctctgaatatgatagacccgttgactaagcttctctcatgagcaaaacatgatcataccttagtactctttgggtgttaatcacatagcgatgtgaactagattattgactctagtaaaccctttgggtgttggtcacatgacgatgtgaactattggtgttgaatcacatgatgatgtgaactagattattgactctagtgcaagtggcagactgaaggaaatatgccctagagacaataataaagttattatttatttccttatatcatgataaatgtttattattcatgctagaattgtattaacggaaacataatgcatgtgtgaatacatagacaaacatagtgtcactagtatgcctctacttgactagctcgtttatcaaagatggttatgtttcctagccatggacaaaagagttgtcatttgattaacgggatcacatcattaggagaatgatgtgattgacttgacccattctgttagcttagcacttgatcgtttagtatgttgctattgctttcttcatgacttatacatgttcctgtaactatgagattatgcaactcccgtttaccggagaaacactttgggtgctaccaaacgtcacaacgtaactgggtgattataaaggagtactacaggtgtctccaaaggtacatgttgggttggcgtatttcgacattaggttttgtcactccgattgtcgaagaggtatctctgggccctctcggtaatacacatcacttaagccttgcaagcattgcaactaatgggttagttgtgggatgatgtattacggaacgagtaaagagacttgtcggtaacgagattgaactaggtattggataccgacgatcgaatctcggaaaagtaacataccgatgacaaagggaacaacgtatgttgttatgcggtttgaccgataaagatcttcgtagaatatgtaggagccaatatgggcatccaggttccgctattggttattgaccgagaatagttctaggtcatgtctacatagttctcgaacccgtagggtccgcacgcttaacgttacgatgacagttatattatgagtttatgagttttgatgtaccgaaggagttcggagtcccggatgagatcggggacatgacgaggagtcttgaaatggtcgagacgtaaagattgatatattg
This window of the Triticum aestivum cultivar Chinese Spring chromosome 5D, IWGSC CS RefSeq v2.1, whole genome shotgun sequence genome carries:
- the LOC123124502 gene encoding uncharacterized protein, which encodes MPSWYDEDSSDEDINMVSLDQQLFETPDTVVEPSFCGSYTESEPTCMMHHQRPKKMVAFEGSLTGRRFLGCPMQQDEGVNCGVVEWVDGPWPEILQRCLTRIWDMYHEQNLGRVNDKQAHEKEVAKLQKEIDFLSNNYSQLVEDVSNLFDYQDGKMSHDMDYTSQAINELAEKKKQLEDQAKIELSMEKLKLAKEQRCILQSQAEIIQNMRKAMKEVEGDRDLLKQEKKKLEYLIADLLNAGHDSKAKLERIKAIMNE